The following proteins come from a genomic window of Plasmodium vivax chromosome 3, whole genome shotgun sequence:
- a CDS encoding Pv-fam-d protein (encoded by transcript PVX_000015A), which yields MGEPQDKIVNPRIALNSRTSRLLRGDVDIDMKEKYDILKDEIMNMEDDEDEYNFERRLKLLMQNDKFEKQFNTIRSNENDDNYDQFYDSYECVHKYGNLYDSSESVNKYEILYDSNEGVNKYNNMYDSNEGVNKYNNMYDSNEGVHKYDNMYDSNESVQKYDNMYDSNESVQKYDNMYDSNEAVQKYDNMYDSNEAIQKYDNMYDSNEAVQKYDNMYDSNEAVQKYDNMYDSSESVDSCDKSFDKTKYDDEYGKLNNSQDSIYSQIHQYNGMKYKLPAMDMYYRRKKKSIFSRIWKVLKKTDAHIEREMYNVMNNDIPRDVKEFFGGIRSRESIKLIKLFTIFSPVISIASMMFLLVLLNFAAPVAIVGSCIKILFVIFPIVLTYVLYKYKKCKHLSKLYGSRRCPRKYRRKRKI from the coding sequence ATGGGTGAACCACAGGATAAAATAGTTAACCCCCGTATAGCATTAAATTCCAGAACTAGCAGATTGCTAAGGGGAGATGTAGACATAGatatgaaagaaaaatacgaCATCTTAAAGGATGAAATTATGAACATggaagatgatgaagatgaatACAATTTTGAAAGGAGATTAAAATTACTGatgcaaaatgataaatttgaaaaacaatttaataCAATCAGAAGCaatgaaaatgatgataATTATGACCAGTTTTATGATTCCTATGAATGTGTTCATAAATATGGCAATTTGTATGATTCTAGTGAAAgtgttaataaatatgaaattttgTATGATTCCAATGAAGgtgttaataaatataacaatatgTATGATTCCAATGAAGgtgttaataaatataacaatatgTATGATTCCAATGAAGGTGTTCATAAATATGACAATATGTATGATTCCAATGAATCTGttcaaaaatatgacaaTATGTATGATTCCAATGAATCTGttcaaaaatatgacaaTATGTATGATTCCAATGAAGCTGttcaaaaatatgacaaTATGTATGATTCCAATGAAGctattcaaaaatatgacaaTATGTATGATTCCAATGAAGCTGttcaaaaatatgacaaTATGTATGATTCCAATGAAGCTGttcaaaaatatgacaaTATGTATGATTCCTCTGAAAGTGTTGATAGTTGTGACAAATCATTTGATAAAACTAAATATGATGATGAATATGGAAAACTTAATAACTCTCAAGATAGCATCTACAGCCAAATACATCAATATAACGGAATGAAATACAAATTACCTGCAATGGATATGTATTatagacgaaaaaaaaaatctatatTCTCAAGGATATGGAaagttttgaaaaaaacagATGCACATATTGAAAGGGAAATGTATAATGTAATGAATAATGATATACCTCGTGATgttaaagaattttttggTGGAATTAGATCACGGGAatcaataaaattaattaagctattcacaattttttctccaGTTATATCAATTGCTTCAATGATGTTTCTATTAGTGCTATTAAATTTCGCTGCACCCGTCGCCATAGTAGGCTcatgtattaaaatattatttgttatcTTTCCCATTGTATTAACATACGTTCTTTACAAATACAAGAAATGCAAACATTTGTCTAAACTATATGGATCACGTAGATGTCCACGAAAATATCgtcgaaaaagaaaaatctaG